In the genome of Populus nigra chromosome 9, ddPopNigr1.1, whole genome shotgun sequence, one region contains:
- the LOC133703747 gene encoding aspartic proteinase-like isoform X2 gives MGVNLKSTGGFVLLSFLLFALVLSESNDGLLRIGLKKVKFDKNNRIAARLDSQEALRASIRKYNLLGNLGESEDTDIVALKNYFDAQYYGEIGVGTPPQKFTVIFDTGSSNLWVPSSKCYLSVACYFHSKYNSGKSSSYKKNGKSAEIQYGSGSISGFFSIDAVEVGNLVVKDQEFIEATKEPSITFLVGKFDGILGLGFKEIAVGGAVPVWDNMIKQGLIKEPVFSFWLNRNADDEEGGEIVFGGMDPNHYKGKHTYVPVTQKGYWQFDMGDVIVGDKSTGYCAGGCAAIADSGTSLLAGPTAIITMINHAIGASGVVSQQCKAVVSQYGEVIMDLLLSEVQPKKICSQIGLCTFDGIHGISMGIQSVVDESNDKSSGVLGDATCSACEMAVFWMRSQLQQNQTQDRVLDYANQLCERVPNLTGQSAVDCGSVLSMPRIAFTIGGKEFELAPEEYILKVGQGSAAQCISGFTALDIPPPRGPLWILGDVFMGRYHTVFDSGKLRVGFAEAA, from the exons ATGGGAGTGAACTTGAAATCAACTGGGGGGTTTGTGcttctttcatttttgttatttgctttGGTATTATCCGAGTCAAATGATGGTTTGCTTAGAATTGGATTAAAAAAGGTGAAATTTGATAAGAACAACCGGATTGCTGCACGGCTTGATTCCCAAGAGGCTTTGAGAGCTTCTATTAGGAAGTATAATCTCCTTGGTAATCTTGGAGAATCTGAGGATACTGATATAGTTGCTTTAAAGAACTATTTTGATGCTCAGTACTATGGTGAGATTGGTGTTGGGACTCCTCCTCAGAAATTCACAGTGATTTTTGACACTGGTAGCTCCAATTTGTGGGTGCCATCATCTAAGTGCTATTTGTCG GTTGCATGTTACTTCCATTCCAAGTACAACTCTGGAAAGTCGAGTTCCTACAAGAAGAATG GAAAAAGTGCTGAAATTCAGTATGGCAGTGGATCCATTTCTGGTTTCTTCAGTATTGATGCTGTCGAAGTTGGTAACCTGGTTGTGAAAGATCAG gaATTTATCGAGGCAACTAAGGAGCCTAGTATCACATTTTTGGTGGGCAAGTTTGATGGTATTTTGGGACTTGGGTTCAAAGAAATTGCAGTAGGAGGTGCTGTTCCAGTCTG GGACAACATGATTAAACAGGGTCTCATCAAGGAACCGgtattttctttttggcttaACCGCAATGCGGATGATGAAGAAGGGGGAGAAATTGTATTTGGTGGGATGGACCCAAATCATTACAAGGGCAAGCACACATATGTTCCTGTGACACAGAAAGGCTACTGGCAG TTCGACATGGGTGATGTCATTGTTGGTGATAAATCAACTG GGTATTGTGCTGGTGGTTGTGCTGCAATTGCGGATTCTGGAACTTCCTTGTTGGCAGGTCCAACG gCTATAATTACCATGATAAATCATGCCATTGGAGCCTCTGGAGTGGTTAGCCAGCAATGCAAGGCTGTAGTTTCACAGTATGGGGAAGTCATTATGGATTTGCTTCTGTCCGAG GTACAGCCAAAGAAGATCTGCTCTCAAATTGGACTCTGCACATTTGATGGAATCCATGGCATAAG CATGGGCATTCAGAGTGTGGTGGACGAGAGCAATGACAAGTCATCTGGTGTTCTTGGTGATGCTACGTGCTCTGCTTGTGAAATGGCAGTTTTCTGGATGCGAAGCCAGCTTCAGCAGAACCAGACACAAGATCGTGTATTGGACTATGCCAATCAG CTCTGTGAACGTGTTCCAAACCTGACAGGACAATCAGCTGTTGACTGTGGAAGTGTTCTTTCAATGCCTAGAATTGCCTTCACCATTGGAGGCAAAGAGTTTGAGCTTGCCCCAGAGGAG TACATTCTCAAGGTTGGCCAAGGTTCAGCCGCCCAGTGCATCAGTGGCTTTACTGCGTTGGATATACCTCCTCCTCGTGGACCTCTTTG GATACTGGGAGATGTTTTCATGGGACGCTACCATACTGTCTTTGATTCTGGAAAGCTTAGAGTTGGATTTGCCGAGGCAGCTTAA
- the LOC133703747 gene encoding aspartic proteinase-like isoform X1 translates to MTLCVKMGVNLKSTGGFVLLSFLLFALVLSESNDGLLRIGLKKVKFDKNNRIAARLDSQEALRASIRKYNLLGNLGESEDTDIVALKNYFDAQYYGEIGVGTPPQKFTVIFDTGSSNLWVPSSKCYLSVACYFHSKYNSGKSSSYKKNGKSAEIQYGSGSISGFFSIDAVEVGNLVVKDQEFIEATKEPSITFLVGKFDGILGLGFKEIAVGGAVPVWDNMIKQGLIKEPVFSFWLNRNADDEEGGEIVFGGMDPNHYKGKHTYVPVTQKGYWQFDMGDVIVGDKSTGYCAGGCAAIADSGTSLLAGPTAIITMINHAIGASGVVSQQCKAVVSQYGEVIMDLLLSEVQPKKICSQIGLCTFDGIHGISMGIQSVVDESNDKSSGVLGDATCSACEMAVFWMRSQLQQNQTQDRVLDYANQLCERVPNLTGQSAVDCGSVLSMPRIAFTIGGKEFELAPEEYILKVGQGSAAQCISGFTALDIPPPRGPLWILGDVFMGRYHTVFDSGKLRVGFAEAA, encoded by the exons ATGACTTTAT GTGTAAAAATGGGAGTGAACTTGAAATCAACTGGGGGGTTTGTGcttctttcatttttgttatttgctttGGTATTATCCGAGTCAAATGATGGTTTGCTTAGAATTGGATTAAAAAAGGTGAAATTTGATAAGAACAACCGGATTGCTGCACGGCTTGATTCCCAAGAGGCTTTGAGAGCTTCTATTAGGAAGTATAATCTCCTTGGTAATCTTGGAGAATCTGAGGATACTGATATAGTTGCTTTAAAGAACTATTTTGATGCTCAGTACTATGGTGAGATTGGTGTTGGGACTCCTCCTCAGAAATTCACAGTGATTTTTGACACTGGTAGCTCCAATTTGTGGGTGCCATCATCTAAGTGCTATTTGTCG GTTGCATGTTACTTCCATTCCAAGTACAACTCTGGAAAGTCGAGTTCCTACAAGAAGAATG GAAAAAGTGCTGAAATTCAGTATGGCAGTGGATCCATTTCTGGTTTCTTCAGTATTGATGCTGTCGAAGTTGGTAACCTGGTTGTGAAAGATCAG gaATTTATCGAGGCAACTAAGGAGCCTAGTATCACATTTTTGGTGGGCAAGTTTGATGGTATTTTGGGACTTGGGTTCAAAGAAATTGCAGTAGGAGGTGCTGTTCCAGTCTG GGACAACATGATTAAACAGGGTCTCATCAAGGAACCGgtattttctttttggcttaACCGCAATGCGGATGATGAAGAAGGGGGAGAAATTGTATTTGGTGGGATGGACCCAAATCATTACAAGGGCAAGCACACATATGTTCCTGTGACACAGAAAGGCTACTGGCAG TTCGACATGGGTGATGTCATTGTTGGTGATAAATCAACTG GGTATTGTGCTGGTGGTTGTGCTGCAATTGCGGATTCTGGAACTTCCTTGTTGGCAGGTCCAACG gCTATAATTACCATGATAAATCATGCCATTGGAGCCTCTGGAGTGGTTAGCCAGCAATGCAAGGCTGTAGTTTCACAGTATGGGGAAGTCATTATGGATTTGCTTCTGTCCGAG GTACAGCCAAAGAAGATCTGCTCTCAAATTGGACTCTGCACATTTGATGGAATCCATGGCATAAG CATGGGCATTCAGAGTGTGGTGGACGAGAGCAATGACAAGTCATCTGGTGTTCTTGGTGATGCTACGTGCTCTGCTTGTGAAATGGCAGTTTTCTGGATGCGAAGCCAGCTTCAGCAGAACCAGACACAAGATCGTGTATTGGACTATGCCAATCAG CTCTGTGAACGTGTTCCAAACCTGACAGGACAATCAGCTGTTGACTGTGGAAGTGTTCTTTCAATGCCTAGAATTGCCTTCACCATTGGAGGCAAAGAGTTTGAGCTTGCCCCAGAGGAG TACATTCTCAAGGTTGGCCAAGGTTCAGCCGCCCAGTGCATCAGTGGCTTTACTGCGTTGGATATACCTCCTCCTCGTGGACCTCTTTG GATACTGGGAGATGTTTTCATGGGACGCTACCATACTGTCTTTGATTCTGGAAAGCTTAGAGTTGGATTTGCCGAGGCAGCTTAA
- the LOC133702986 gene encoding probable WRKY transcription factor 31 isoform X2, whose product MDKGWGLTLASDPVSVFSSSNNNSPVGSFLKIKRDFISDHNMDHSRNNNMFQFPGSLSAGQDEQPPSAAHEVDFFKEKIDKVGDDDSKTTSVIVKKENSIAELAPRSTRTALDVNTGLHLLTANSRSDQSTVDDGVSSDVDDKRSKNNELAQLHMELQQMNTENQRLKDMLGQVTTSYSALQMHFAALMQQHQQQNHGKESNKEQQNVHGKSSEEKKHEDVVVPRQFMDLGPSAETDELSNSSSDERTRSGTPQNHIEVASPKNNGKLPYDQENSSFRDGKRIGREESPESESQAWKVQKTDPASPANKAIEQSTEATMRKARVSVRARSEAPMITDGCQWRKYGQKMAKGNPCPRAYYRCTMAVGCPVRKQVQRCAEDRTILITTYEGNHNHPLPPAAMAMASTTAAAASMLLSGSMSSADGIMNPNLLARAILPAGSSNMATISASAPFPTVTLDLTHNPNPHQFQRPPPQFQVPFPGQPQNFSSVTTPQLPQVFGQALYNQSKFSGLQLSQEIGTPQLGHQAQPHLLHSGQQPSLSQDTLSAATAAITADPNFTAALAAAISSIIGGANSNTTTNNNNSNATNNTSHRN is encoded by the exons atggaCAAGGGATGGGGTCTTACCCTCGCTTCTGATCCTGTTTCTGTCTTCTctagcagcaacaacaacagccCAGTTGGCTCTTTTTTGAAGATCAAAAGAGACTTCATTAGTGATCATAACATGGATCATTCTAGGAACAATAATATGTTTCAGTTTCCAGGTAGTCTTTCTGCTGGCCAAGATGAGCAACCACCTTCTGCTGCTCACGAAGTAGATTTCTTTAAAGAAAAGATAGATAAGGTTGGTGACGATGATTCTAAGACCACAAGTGTTATTGTCAAGAAGGAGAATTCCATTGCTGAACTTGCTCCAAGGTCTACCAGGACTGCTCTTGATGtaaat ACTGGGTTGCACCTTCTTACTGCTAACTCTAGAAGTGATCAATCAACTGTGGATGATGGTGTTTCATCTGATGTTGATGATAAGAGATCAAAGAACAACGAG TTGGCACAATTACATATGGAGCTGCAACAAATGAATACAGAAAATCAAAGGTTAAAAGACATGCTTGGTCAAGTAACCACCAGTTACAGTGCTTTACAGATGCATTTTGCAGCACTAATGCAGcaacatcaacaacaaaatcatggaaaagaaagcaataaaGAGCAACAG AATGTTCATGGAAAATCTTCTGAGGAAAAGAAACATGAGGACGTAGTAGTGCCCAGACAATTCATGGATCTAGGCCCTTCAGCTGAGACTGATGAACTATCCAATTCATCGTCCGATGAGAGGACTCGTTCTGGAACACCTCAAAACCATATTGAAGTTGCATCCCCGAAAAACAATGGTAAACTTCCATATGATCAAGAAAATTCTAGCTTCCGAGATGGAAAAAGAATTGGCAGGGAAGAGAGTCCTGAATCTGAATCACAAGCATGGAAGGTTCAGAAAACGGATCCTGCCAGTCCTGCTAATAAGGCTATAGAGCAATCGACCGAGGCGACGATGAGAAAAGCCCGTGTATCGGTTCGTGCACGATCGGAAGCTCCCATG ATTACTGATGGCTGCCAATGGCGGAAATACGGCCAGAAGATGGCCAAAGGAAACCCGTGTCCACGGGCTTATTATCGGTGCACCATGGCAGTGGGCTGTCCAGTTCGAAAACAA GTTCAACGTTGCGCGGAGGATAGAACAATCTTGATCACAACTTATGAAGGCAATCACAATCACCCTCTACCTCCAGCTGCAATGGCAATGGCatcaacaacagcagcagccgCAAGCATGTTACTATCAGGATCAATGTCAAGTGCAGATGGCATTATGAACCCAAATTTGCTAGCAAGAGCAATACTCCCAGCTGGCTCATCAAATATGGCAACTATTTCAGCTTCAGCTCCATTCCCTACTGTAACATTAGACCTCACTCATAATCCAAACCCTCACCAGTTCCAAAGACCTCCTCCACAATTCCAAGTCCCTTTTCCAGGCCAGCCCCAGAATTTTTCCTCAGTCACAACACCACAATTGCCTCAGGTTTTTGGTCAAGCCTTGTACAACCAATCGAAATTCTCTGGCCTCCAATTGTCTCAGGAAATTGGGACTCCACAATTAGGCCACCAAGCTCAACCCCACTTGTTGCACTCAGGACAACAACCTTCCCTATCTCAGGACACATTGAGTGCTGCCACTGCCGCCATCACGGCCGATCCTAACTTCACTGCAGCACTTGCAGCTGCCATCAGCTCCATCATTGGTGGTGCTAACAgcaacaccaccaccaacaacaaTAACAGCAACGCCACGAACAACACAAGCCACAGAAATTAA
- the LOC133702986 gene encoding probable WRKY transcription factor 31 isoform X1 has product MDKGWGLTLASDPVSVFSSSNNNSPVGSFLKIKRDFISDHNMDHSRNNNMFQFPGSLSAGQDEQPPSAAHEVDFFKEKIDKVGDDDSKTTSVIVKKENSIAELAPRSTRTALDVNTGLHLLTANSRSDQSTVDDGVSSDVDDKRSKNNEKLAQLHMELQQMNTENQRLKDMLGQVTTSYSALQMHFAALMQQHQQQNHGKESNKEQQNVHGKSSEEKKHEDVVVPRQFMDLGPSAETDELSNSSSDERTRSGTPQNHIEVASPKNNGKLPYDQENSSFRDGKRIGREESPESESQAWKVQKTDPASPANKAIEQSTEATMRKARVSVRARSEAPMITDGCQWRKYGQKMAKGNPCPRAYYRCTMAVGCPVRKQVQRCAEDRTILITTYEGNHNHPLPPAAMAMASTTAAAASMLLSGSMSSADGIMNPNLLARAILPAGSSNMATISASAPFPTVTLDLTHNPNPHQFQRPPPQFQVPFPGQPQNFSSVTTPQLPQVFGQALYNQSKFSGLQLSQEIGTPQLGHQAQPHLLHSGQQPSLSQDTLSAATAAITADPNFTAALAAAISSIIGGANSNTTTNNNNSNATNNTSHRN; this is encoded by the exons atggaCAAGGGATGGGGTCTTACCCTCGCTTCTGATCCTGTTTCTGTCTTCTctagcagcaacaacaacagccCAGTTGGCTCTTTTTTGAAGATCAAAAGAGACTTCATTAGTGATCATAACATGGATCATTCTAGGAACAATAATATGTTTCAGTTTCCAGGTAGTCTTTCTGCTGGCCAAGATGAGCAACCACCTTCTGCTGCTCACGAAGTAGATTTCTTTAAAGAAAAGATAGATAAGGTTGGTGACGATGATTCTAAGACCACAAGTGTTATTGTCAAGAAGGAGAATTCCATTGCTGAACTTGCTCCAAGGTCTACCAGGACTGCTCTTGATGtaaat ACTGGGTTGCACCTTCTTACTGCTAACTCTAGAAGTGATCAATCAACTGTGGATGATGGTGTTTCATCTGATGTTGATGATAAGAGATCAAAGAACAACGAG AAGTTGGCACAATTACATATGGAGCTGCAACAAATGAATACAGAAAATCAAAGGTTAAAAGACATGCTTGGTCAAGTAACCACCAGTTACAGTGCTTTACAGATGCATTTTGCAGCACTAATGCAGcaacatcaacaacaaaatcatggaaaagaaagcaataaaGAGCAACAG AATGTTCATGGAAAATCTTCTGAGGAAAAGAAACATGAGGACGTAGTAGTGCCCAGACAATTCATGGATCTAGGCCCTTCAGCTGAGACTGATGAACTATCCAATTCATCGTCCGATGAGAGGACTCGTTCTGGAACACCTCAAAACCATATTGAAGTTGCATCCCCGAAAAACAATGGTAAACTTCCATATGATCAAGAAAATTCTAGCTTCCGAGATGGAAAAAGAATTGGCAGGGAAGAGAGTCCTGAATCTGAATCACAAGCATGGAAGGTTCAGAAAACGGATCCTGCCAGTCCTGCTAATAAGGCTATAGAGCAATCGACCGAGGCGACGATGAGAAAAGCCCGTGTATCGGTTCGTGCACGATCGGAAGCTCCCATG ATTACTGATGGCTGCCAATGGCGGAAATACGGCCAGAAGATGGCCAAAGGAAACCCGTGTCCACGGGCTTATTATCGGTGCACCATGGCAGTGGGCTGTCCAGTTCGAAAACAA GTTCAACGTTGCGCGGAGGATAGAACAATCTTGATCACAACTTATGAAGGCAATCACAATCACCCTCTACCTCCAGCTGCAATGGCAATGGCatcaacaacagcagcagccgCAAGCATGTTACTATCAGGATCAATGTCAAGTGCAGATGGCATTATGAACCCAAATTTGCTAGCAAGAGCAATACTCCCAGCTGGCTCATCAAATATGGCAACTATTTCAGCTTCAGCTCCATTCCCTACTGTAACATTAGACCTCACTCATAATCCAAACCCTCACCAGTTCCAAAGACCTCCTCCACAATTCCAAGTCCCTTTTCCAGGCCAGCCCCAGAATTTTTCCTCAGTCACAACACCACAATTGCCTCAGGTTTTTGGTCAAGCCTTGTACAACCAATCGAAATTCTCTGGCCTCCAATTGTCTCAGGAAATTGGGACTCCACAATTAGGCCACCAAGCTCAACCCCACTTGTTGCACTCAGGACAACAACCTTCCCTATCTCAGGACACATTGAGTGCTGCCACTGCCGCCATCACGGCCGATCCTAACTTCACTGCAGCACTTGCAGCTGCCATCAGCTCCATCATTGGTGGTGCTAACAgcaacaccaccaccaacaacaaTAACAGCAACGCCACGAACAACACAAGCCACAGAAATTAA